A genomic window from Thalassoroseus pseudoceratinae includes:
- a CDS encoding BPL-N domain-containing protein, whose product MMKFLVLLNVLVFGSRMMGAAEPVVRVAVFQDSGTGASSTKLIDALQSRESFPVEVQKITAEEIQNGRLDDVDVLVHPGGSGSKQGKALGELGRENVRQFVRGGGGYLGVCAGAYLATNDYSWSLNLIDAKVLDRLHWARGTGAVKLRLSPQGTKFFESDRDEISLYYGQGPLLARREWDDPKVPNYESLAIFASEIAKKGAPRGVMIGTSAAVRCQYGDGRVFCYSPHPESTEGQHHLIPIAVEWLTNDQP is encoded by the coding sequence ATGATGAAGTTTTTGGTACTGCTGAATGTGCTTGTGTTCGGCTCCCGGATGATGGGTGCCGCGGAACCGGTCGTTCGTGTGGCTGTCTTCCAGGACAGTGGCACAGGGGCCAGTTCGACCAAGCTGATCGATGCTTTGCAATCACGGGAGAGTTTCCCTGTGGAGGTGCAAAAGATCACAGCGGAGGAAATCCAGAATGGTCGGCTTGACGATGTTGATGTGCTCGTCCACCCCGGTGGCAGTGGGAGCAAGCAGGGAAAAGCGTTGGGAGAACTTGGCCGCGAAAATGTGCGGCAGTTCGTTCGTGGCGGTGGTGGTTATCTTGGCGTTTGCGCGGGAGCGTATCTGGCGACGAATGATTATTCATGGTCGCTGAATCTGATTGATGCCAAAGTTCTTGACCGATTGCATTGGGCCCGAGGCACGGGAGCGGTAAAGCTTCGCCTCTCACCGCAGGGCACCAAATTCTTTGAGTCGGATCGCGACGAAATTTCGTTGTACTACGGTCAAGGCCCATTGCTCGCCCGCCGGGAGTGGGACGATCCCAAAGTCCCCAACTACGAAAGTCTCGCGATCTTCGCCTCGGAAATCGCCAAGAAAGGCGCTCCCCGTGGCGTGATGATCGGCACCTCCGCTGCCGTCCGCTGCCAATATGGTGACGGCCGAGTCTTCTGCTACAGCCCCCACCCCGAATCCACGGAAGGCCAACACCACTTGATTCCGATTGCCGTCGAATGGCTAACGAATGATCAACCGTAG
- a CDS encoding VOC family protein, with product MGRRESYAPHQFCWVDLMSHGLMGAHDFYCELFGWTAEEQDTHNGPPYYIFKKDGHAVAGLGEMPGKVRESGAPPHWNSYVHTPDLEGVLAKVADAGGTITMPAMQVVHAGEMAVIADPEGAMVALWKPIDHPGAGWVNDANTWGWNELISRDVEASQAFYSKLFGWTFDEDESMTDYVVIKNGEQLNGGILPWRQEMGEIPSFWTAYFTVEDIEKATSKVQELGGQLIQPVMDLPVGKLGVVSDCQGAMFNIIQLNGPADE from the coding sequence ATGGGTCGTCGAGAGTCTTACGCACCGCATCAGTTTTGTTGGGTCGATTTGATGTCCCATGGTTTGATGGGTGCCCACGATTTTTACTGTGAGTTGTTCGGTTGGACGGCCGAAGAGCAAGACACGCACAACGGACCTCCATATTACATCTTCAAGAAAGATGGCCACGCCGTCGCCGGCTTGGGTGAAATGCCTGGTAAAGTGAGGGAAAGTGGGGCACCACCGCACTGGAATAGCTATGTGCACACGCCGGATTTGGAAGGCGTTTTGGCGAAGGTGGCCGATGCGGGCGGAACCATCACGATGCCTGCGATGCAAGTCGTGCATGCGGGAGAGATGGCGGTGATTGCCGACCCCGAAGGCGCGATGGTCGCTCTCTGGAAGCCGATCGATCACCCCGGTGCCGGTTGGGTGAACGATGCGAACACCTGGGGTTGGAACGAACTCATCAGCCGGGATGTCGAAGCGTCGCAAGCGTTCTACAGCAAGTTATTCGGCTGGACGTTCGACGAAGACGAGTCGATGACCGACTACGTTGTGATCAAAAACGGCGAACAATTAAACGGCGGCATTCTGCCCTGGCGACAAGAAATGGGCGAGATTCCATCATTTTGGACAGCCTATTTCACGGTCGAGGACATCGAAAAAGCCACCAGCAAAGTCCAAGAACTGGGCGGCCAACTGATCCAACCGGTGATGGATCTCCCTGTGGGCAAGTTGGGCGTTGTTTCGGACTGCCAAGGTGCGATGTTCAACATCATCCAATTGAACGGACCGGCGGACGAATAA
- a CDS encoding AAA family ATPase: MQLTDIQIDRFGVWRRLAMPLRPGGINVVYGPNEAGKSTLLQFIRGNLFGFDSGAARPRWERSEFEDEPTVFGGSLRLTHDGHEFEVTRHADGDGRGTLSVERVADSLSNLADGSDLPSEFQNLAPQDKLTHILGETGEQTFRHVFAIGLSELQELSTLQNAEVARRIYGLSLGPDGGELVKMISDADQFRRRFFVSNRHRGELLRQLSRVKELDAAVNRIGDQRRQYAKLLAKQTEWQTQIESLKAKRAGLRQQLQGHEIVNRVATPWRQLRELERELASLPKTNSAPKFDWSVIEEIDLDFAELKPQYRDARRRENSARKKADSAKPKVIPNQTETVAVSSSPWTEEMFVLQGLVAQRPIIAEAARHAEQSQAEATKKKAEFDARLRTLGPDWSAERLDSIDSTHTAYHRLADAGRKFQSLAARKNRMQKKYKKTADACHKLQSEFDAAIGQIPESTLKEAIVEAKRQLADGEGLAQLQFRESEVDQRISNLQRELARLESRPDLPPWAPGFLLFLGIGGAILSTLGFITGLTTNGVAGLILALIGLAGFFIARGFQHHSEGHLHEDLAELRMRIRTHEAELKDIHEVIRHRLPDGRTDTAHPEGPQAQLIARASQRLSELKRLVTVQRRLKRDRKRLGRMRKSIQTVGREHDAARQAWCDGVRQVRLPETVNVDDALRTWQQVAEVREYKYAWDLSENAARDASRRMEQYRGRIETTGRQFKRHKEDYAHPLDVLSRWERELTQLQAKPQTIPAPVATTPPEIDDSERQKFLKTARKYRREAVRLKRRMVALKKRRRELLAEVGVSSREELESRQQHGGRRQELEELIAMAKLELEAAREEAPELAIVEDDLHSHDTHGNQESREELTRQLEQVEAELQKRSEDLGRVKQELATLTDDRTGTRLRRELANARLQLQQTVTQWIATETTADAVSGLRSNLERDGQTGTLELASEFLYEFTDGRYRRIWSPVDQQHLLIEDEAGQSFAVDALSNGTREQLFLSIRLALVEQFAEDGIELPLILDDVLVNFDHQRTAAVVETLHRFAERGHQVLLLTCHMHQAQYCESLGIEPIWLPGHHPLMETNRVA, from the coding sequence ATGCAATTGACCGATATTCAGATCGATCGTTTCGGTGTGTGGCGGCGACTCGCAATGCCGTTGCGTCCAGGGGGAATCAACGTGGTTTACGGTCCGAATGAGGCCGGGAAATCAACGTTGCTCCAGTTCATTCGCGGGAATCTGTTCGGGTTCGATTCGGGAGCGGCTCGACCGAGATGGGAACGGTCTGAGTTTGAGGACGAACCGACGGTTTTCGGGGGTTCGCTTCGGTTGACGCATGACGGTCATGAGTTTGAAGTGACCCGACATGCCGACGGCGATGGACGCGGAACGCTGTCCGTCGAACGTGTGGCGGATTCGCTTTCAAATCTGGCCGATGGGTCGGATTTGCCCAGCGAGTTTCAGAACCTGGCCCCGCAAGACAAGCTGACTCACATTCTCGGCGAGACTGGCGAGCAGACTTTTCGGCATGTCTTCGCGATCGGTTTGAGTGAGCTGCAGGAACTTTCCACGCTCCAAAACGCCGAAGTCGCTCGACGCATCTACGGTTTGTCGCTTGGTCCGGATGGTGGCGAACTGGTCAAAATGATCAGCGATGCAGACCAATTCCGGCGACGGTTCTTTGTGTCGAACCGACACCGTGGCGAACTGTTGCGGCAACTTTCGCGAGTGAAGGAACTGGATGCGGCGGTCAACCGGATTGGTGATCAACGGCGTCAGTACGCCAAGTTACTCGCCAAGCAAACCGAATGGCAAACGCAAATCGAATCGCTGAAAGCAAAGCGAGCGGGACTACGGCAGCAATTGCAAGGGCACGAAATCGTCAATCGCGTGGCGACACCGTGGCGACAACTTCGCGAATTGGAACGCGAGTTGGCGTCGCTCCCGAAAACCAATTCGGCTCCGAAATTCGATTGGAGTGTGATCGAAGAGATTGATCTCGATTTTGCCGAATTGAAACCACAATATCGAGACGCACGACGGCGGGAAAACTCCGCGCGAAAGAAAGCTGACTCCGCCAAACCGAAGGTCATTCCGAATCAGACGGAAACGGTGGCGGTATCTTCGTCTCCGTGGACGGAGGAAATGTTCGTACTCCAAGGGTTGGTGGCACAACGGCCGATTATCGCCGAAGCTGCCCGACACGCCGAGCAATCCCAAGCCGAAGCGACCAAGAAAAAGGCCGAATTCGATGCTCGACTTCGCACGCTCGGTCCGGACTGGTCGGCAGAGCGGTTGGATTCCATCGACTCCACGCATACGGCGTATCATCGGTTGGCGGATGCCGGTCGGAAGTTTCAATCGCTGGCGGCTCGCAAAAACCGCATGCAGAAGAAGTACAAAAAGACCGCCGACGCCTGTCACAAGCTGCAAAGCGAGTTCGATGCCGCGATCGGTCAGATTCCAGAATCGACCCTGAAAGAAGCCATCGTCGAAGCAAAACGGCAACTCGCTGACGGTGAGGGATTGGCCCAATTGCAGTTCCGCGAGAGCGAAGTCGATCAACGGATTTCCAACCTGCAACGCGAATTGGCCCGTTTGGAAAGCCGCCCCGATTTGCCACCGTGGGCACCAGGATTCTTGCTGTTTCTGGGGATTGGCGGAGCGATTCTGTCCACACTCGGTTTCATCACTGGGCTCACCACTAACGGTGTTGCCGGGCTTATTTTGGCGTTGATCGGTTTGGCGGGGTTCTTCATTGCACGCGGATTCCAACATCACTCTGAAGGGCATCTGCACGAAGATTTGGCGGAACTTCGCATGCGGATTCGCACACACGAAGCCGAGCTGAAAGACATTCACGAGGTAATTCGTCACCGCCTGCCCGACGGTCGGACTGACACCGCACACCCAGAAGGACCGCAAGCTCAGCTCATTGCTCGGGCGTCGCAACGGTTGTCCGAACTGAAACGACTTGTCACCGTGCAACGACGTTTGAAGCGGGATCGCAAACGACTCGGACGAATGCGAAAAAGTATTCAAACCGTCGGTCGAGAACACGATGCCGCCCGCCAAGCGTGGTGTGACGGTGTTCGACAAGTCCGTCTGCCGGAGACAGTCAACGTTGATGATGCCCTGCGAACTTGGCAGCAAGTCGCTGAGGTACGCGAATACAAATACGCATGGGATCTCAGCGAGAATGCCGCCCGCGATGCCAGCCGCCGGATGGAACAGTACCGCGGACGCATCGAGACAACCGGTCGGCAATTCAAACGGCATAAAGAAGACTACGCCCACCCGTTGGATGTGCTTTCACGGTGGGAACGCGAACTCACGCAGTTGCAGGCCAAACCGCAAACGATTCCCGCTCCCGTCGCGACGACTCCACCGGAAATCGACGACAGCGAACGGCAGAAGTTTCTGAAGACGGCTCGCAAGTACCGACGCGAGGCCGTGCGATTGAAACGTCGAATGGTCGCGTTGAAAAAACGCCGGCGAGAATTGTTGGCGGAAGTTGGTGTCTCTTCCCGTGAGGAATTGGAGTCTCGACAACAACACGGCGGTCGACGGCAAGAACTCGAAGAGTTGATCGCGATGGCGAAGTTGGAACTCGAAGCTGCACGGGAGGAAGCCCCCGAGTTGGCGATCGTCGAAGACGATTTGCATTCCCACGACACTCACGGGAATCAGGAAAGCCGCGAAGAATTGACTCGGCAACTGGAACAAGTCGAAGCGGAACTTCAGAAACGGAGCGAGGATCTGGGACGCGTCAAACAGGAGTTGGCAACACTCACCGATGACCGCACAGGCACAAGGTTGCGGCGGGAGTTGGCCAATGCTCGGTTGCAACTCCAGCAAACTGTGACGCAATGGATCGCAACCGAAACGACCGCCGATGCGGTGAGTGGGTTGCGTTCGAATTTGGAACGCGATGGCCAAACAGGAACACTGGAACTGGCGTCAGAATTCCTCTACGAATTCACCGACGGCCGTTACCGGCGAATTTGGTCACCGGTCGATCAACAGCATTTGCTCATCGAAGATGAAGCTGGTCAGAGTTTTGCTGTCGATGCTCTCAGCAACGGAACCCGCGAGCAATTGTTCCTTTCCATCCGATTGGCTTTGGTGGAACAATTCGCTGAAGATGGAATCGAGTTGCCTTTGATTCTCGATGATGTGCTCGTCAATTTCGATCACCAACGCACGGCCGCCGTGGTGGAAACGCTTCACCGATTCGCTGAGCGTGGACACCAAGTGTTGCTGCTGACCTGTCACATGCATCAGGCACAGTATTGCGAATCGTTGGGTATCGAACCGATTTGGCTGCCCGGCCACCATCCGCTCATGGAAACCAATCGCGTGGCATGA
- a CDS encoding metallophosphoesterase family protein, producing MTFASLTFLHIADARLDCPLEYIGDVPEDLLDNIDDATLTAFELAVETAKERQVDFVLLTGATFIDSDLSLRARIALVDGLKNLAGDDIAVFVVPSDEAPLPAWRAISDLPENVTICEPGVTLPVHRDHETIATVWAGAETEDAVPYVNGHTNGATNGHHRHVTPFRLGVMTAPIVTPLSNRPDRESIKESNELPKETDWQRPSWARPTTEPESEIEPQPSQETPVKESARFNYLTWASQTGRFQSELLRQTNGESISRPLTTQPLRDSERAQAGVKLVEVRPDGRQHETVLPTAVVRFDCINIDVPNEITRDDLLTTMAEALLDAATDRDEDFLLIQWELRGTGTLWASLRDRTTWESLLEDVILTAEPPQSPILCHAVRLHRAMPVDFSNESLPTRFAQRLDSLESLTTHELSQRLEDHWQAVPEAERVVGGRELLDEHISSHDKDAIRQLAWTIGNDWLQNELETNA from the coding sequence ATGACGTTTGCCTCGCTGACATTTCTCCACATTGCCGATGCCCGGTTGGATTGCCCGCTGGAGTACATAGGTGATGTGCCGGAAGATTTGTTGGACAACATTGACGATGCCACGCTGACGGCGTTCGAATTGGCCGTCGAGACTGCGAAAGAGCGGCAGGTCGATTTTGTATTGCTCACCGGCGCGACTTTCATCGATTCCGATCTCAGCTTGCGGGCTCGGATTGCATTGGTGGATGGTCTGAAGAATCTTGCAGGCGACGACATTGCCGTGTTTGTCGTACCCAGCGATGAAGCCCCGCTTCCCGCATGGAGGGCGATTTCGGATCTGCCGGAGAACGTCACGATTTGCGAACCCGGCGTCACCCTGCCCGTTCACCGCGATCACGAAACGATTGCCACGGTCTGGGCGGGGGCGGAAACGGAAGACGCCGTTCCCTACGTGAATGGCCACACGAATGGAGCGACCAACGGACATCATCGGCACGTCACACCGTTCCGTCTCGGCGTGATGACCGCCCCGATCGTGACTCCCTTGTCGAACCGCCCCGATCGCGAATCGATCAAAGAATCGAACGAACTCCCCAAAGAGACCGATTGGCAACGACCCTCGTGGGCACGACCGACGACTGAACCGGAATCCGAAATCGAACCGCAACCGAGCCAAGAGACGCCGGTCAAAGAATCTGCACGCTTCAACTATTTGACATGGGCATCGCAGACCGGACGGTTTCAGTCAGAATTGCTGCGTCAGACAAATGGCGAATCGATTTCCCGACCGTTGACGACGCAACCACTTCGGGACAGTGAACGTGCACAGGCTGGTGTGAAACTCGTCGAGGTTCGGCCTGATGGTCGTCAACACGAAACGGTGCTACCGACAGCGGTTGTGCGATTTGATTGCATCAACATCGACGTTCCCAACGAAATCACCCGCGACGATCTTCTCACAACAATGGCCGAAGCCCTGTTGGACGCTGCGACCGATCGAGACGAAGACTTCTTACTGATTCAATGGGAACTTCGAGGCACGGGAACGCTCTGGGCTTCACTTCGCGACCGGACGACATGGGAAAGTCTACTCGAAGACGTAATTCTCACCGCGGAACCACCGCAGTCTCCGATCCTGTGTCATGCCGTTCGTTTGCACCGAGCCATGCCAGTGGACTTCTCGAATGAAAGTCTGCCCACGCGTTTCGCACAACGATTGGACTCACTGGAATCGTTGACGACTCACGAGTTGTCGCAACGACTCGAGGACCATTGGCAAGCTGTTCCGGAAGCCGAGCGAGTTGTTGGTGGACGGGAACTTTTGGACGAGCACATTTCGAGCCACGACAAGGACGCCATTCGGCAACTCGCCTGGACCATCGGCAACGATTGGCTCCAGAACGAATTGGAAACCAACGCCTAA
- the crcB gene encoding fluoride efflux transporter CrcB: protein MTSPILQMLTVGLGGFFGAIARFTLTGLARRWVPSFPPIGTLAVNVLGCFLIGALMAWVIDIPRTTDRQPLPELARMLLVTGMLGSLTTFSAFGYEAVELMRESRWQLAFAYVAGNLFIGLGAVVGGRLLACRIWG from the coding sequence ATGACATCACCAATTCTGCAAATGCTGACCGTCGGACTGGGCGGTTTCTTCGGAGCGATCGCCCGATTTACACTGACCGGTCTGGCAAGGCGGTGGGTTCCAAGTTTCCCACCGATCGGCACGCTCGCCGTGAATGTGCTGGGTTGTTTCTTGATCGGTGCGTTGATGGCCTGGGTGATCGACATCCCCCGCACCACCGATCGCCAACCTCTTCCCGAACTCGCCCGCATGCTGCTGGTGACCGGCATGTTGGGTTCCCTCACCACGTTCTCGGCATTCGGATACGAAGCGGTCGAACTCATGCGAGAATCCCGCTGGCAGTTGGCGTTCGCATATGTCGCGGGGAACCTGTTCATCGGGTTAGGAGCGGTCGTCGGTGGACGGCTTCTCGCCTGTCGCATTTGGGGTTAA
- a CDS encoding glycosyl hydrolase family 28-related protein, with protein MTRWSLGGILLALLVFHAASGELVAQTSLWGRTGEKWDPKGPLPDFSFAGYQRSEQPIPERTPTVSVTDYGAQPGIDATKAFQEAIEKNPGQCIGVPAGRFVLSDRLRIQTAGTVLQGEGSRQTTLFFTRSLQEIEPTQTQTGGGQATTKYSWSGGLITVGGWGVASAKKQPISGTAERGDTEVQVANLQDVQVGDDVQLKMTDDDAGSLTDYLYRGDSGDDKTVRGKLSIVQVARVTAVSGDRVTLDRPLRADINPRWQPTLTKFQPRTQNSGLEGVSIEFPVTPYGGHFKEVGFNGIDLIGTNNWVRDVEILNCDSGIFIHGQFHTVTDVTIRSDRQPDREGRTGHHGFTAAGQDCLVTKFRIRTRFIHDVTVTRGSVGNVFSEGNGVDLCFDFHREAPYENLFTQISLGKASRPWNSGGTRGKGRHAGTGNVFWNIDSRTKITPPKPDFGPAGLLFVGLNAYDGGVKKPVTLPNGWYYEPQTPGRFAPANLHQAQVERRLKSVSPRD; from the coding sequence ATGACACGGTGGAGTCTCGGGGGAATTCTTCTCGCACTGCTGGTGTTCCATGCCGCGAGCGGTGAACTCGTTGCCCAGACAAGTCTCTGGGGGCGAACTGGGGAGAAGTGGGATCCGAAAGGCCCGTTGCCCGATTTCTCGTTCGCCGGGTATCAGCGGAGTGAACAACCAATTCCGGAACGAACGCCCACGGTCTCAGTCACGGACTACGGAGCCCAACCGGGTATCGATGCCACAAAGGCGTTTCAGGAAGCCATTGAAAAGAATCCCGGTCAGTGCATCGGCGTTCCAGCGGGGCGTTTTGTGCTGTCGGATCGACTCCGGATCCAAACCGCGGGCACGGTGCTTCAGGGAGAAGGCTCACGACAGACAACGTTGTTCTTCACGCGGAGTCTGCAAGAAATCGAGCCGACACAAACGCAAACTGGCGGCGGTCAGGCCACAACCAAGTATTCCTGGTCGGGCGGTTTGATCACGGTTGGCGGATGGGGTGTCGCGTCGGCAAAGAAACAACCGATCAGCGGAACGGCCGAGCGTGGAGACACCGAAGTTCAAGTCGCCAATCTGCAAGATGTTCAGGTTGGTGACGATGTCCAACTCAAAATGACCGACGACGACGCGGGCAGTTTGACGGATTACCTCTACCGGGGAGACTCGGGGGATGACAAGACGGTGCGTGGCAAACTTTCGATCGTCCAAGTTGCCCGTGTGACGGCGGTTTCGGGTGATCGCGTCACGCTTGATCGTCCGTTGCGCGCGGACATCAATCCCCGTTGGCAACCAACGCTGACGAAATTTCAGCCGCGAACACAGAACAGCGGGTTGGAAGGCGTGTCGATCGAATTCCCCGTAACACCATACGGCGGGCATTTCAAAGAGGTCGGGTTCAACGGCATCGATTTGATCGGAACGAACAATTGGGTCCGCGACGTTGAGATTCTCAATTGCGATTCGGGAATCTTCATTCATGGCCAATTTCACACCGTGACCGACGTCACGATTCGGTCCGATCGGCAGCCCGATCGGGAAGGTCGTACTGGCCACCATGGATTCACCGCCGCTGGTCAGGATTGTTTGGTGACGAAATTTCGCATTCGGACACGGTTCATTCACGATGTCACCGTCACACGCGGTTCCGTGGGGAATGTGTTTTCCGAAGGCAATGGTGTCGACCTCTGTTTTGATTTCCACCGTGAGGCACCCTACGAAAATCTGTTTACGCAGATCAGTCTTGGGAAAGCATCGCGACCGTGGAATTCCGGTGGGACGCGGGGCAAAGGAAGACACGCCGGGACGGGCAACGTTTTTTGGAACATCGATTCTCGAACGAAGATCACGCCGCCGAAACCGGATTTCGGACCAGCGGGTTTGCTCTTCGTTGGACTCAATGCGTACGACGGCGGTGTGAAGAAACCAGTCACGCTGCCAAACGGTTGGTATTACGAGCCACAAACTCCGGGACGCTTCGCACCGGCGAATCTCCATCAAGCCCAAGTCGAACGTCGCTTGAAATCCGTGTCTCCGCGAGACTGA
- a CDS encoding O-antigen ligase family protein yields the protein MIGILVTYSLTLFGTLAGLVVPFYGLLAYVALAILKPEALWAWSVPASNYSRLVALSMLLGWALRGCGDWRLGKAKGITLALVGFWFSSIFGAATSEVPEAGWYFASQIGKIVAPFIVGITTVRTTKQVRILAWVILICQGYIAMQMNLYYFGGYNKLKEEGFGGLDNNGYAISLNAAIGLAFFLGLYEEKLWKKGIAFFFWLMMVNAVLFSYSRGGMLALCITGGIAFLLIPKRSTHYLMLGLAIALGVRLAGEEVTERFMTIFADAKERDRSAESRLELWGACWQAMLDNPLFGIGPDHFQIKAHTFGFKKGKAAHSLWFEVGAELGFPGIICLIAFYFLCIKGLWRLSRKLSNSPDADPWLKPIASMVISSLIGFIVSAQFVTVEAVEIPYYVTLLGAIVLKLQSGRPQQTYEDDEEEWIDEEPEFDYAEADVVGAV from the coding sequence ATGATCGGCATTCTTGTCACCTATTCGCTGACGCTGTTCGGCACACTGGCTGGGCTGGTGGTGCCGTTCTACGGTCTGTTGGCGTATGTGGCCTTGGCGATTCTCAAGCCGGAAGCACTTTGGGCGTGGTCCGTCCCAGCGAGCAACTACAGCCGACTCGTGGCACTTTCGATGCTTCTTGGCTGGGCTCTTCGCGGTTGCGGTGATTGGCGACTCGGGAAAGCGAAGGGAATCACGCTGGCGTTGGTGGGGTTTTGGTTCTCCAGTATCTTCGGAGCCGCCACAAGCGAAGTCCCCGAAGCCGGTTGGTATTTCGCCTCACAGATCGGCAAGATCGTCGCGCCGTTTATTGTCGGCATTACAACCGTCCGCACGACGAAGCAAGTCCGCATCTTGGCATGGGTGATTCTCATCTGCCAAGGTTATATCGCCATGCAAATGAACCTCTATTACTTCGGCGGCTACAACAAGCTGAAGGAAGAGGGCTTCGGCGGACTGGACAACAACGGTTATGCCATTTCGCTCAATGCGGCCATTGGGCTGGCGTTCTTTCTCGGGTTGTATGAAGAGAAACTGTGGAAGAAGGGCATCGCGTTTTTCTTCTGGTTGATGATGGTCAACGCGGTGTTGTTTAGCTACTCCCGAGGTGGAATGCTGGCGTTGTGCATCACCGGCGGAATCGCGTTTCTGCTGATTCCCAAACGCTCGACGCACTATCTGATGCTCGGATTGGCGATCGCGCTCGGCGTGCGGTTGGCGGGGGAAGAAGTTACCGAACGGTTCATGACGATCTTCGCCGACGCCAAAGAACGCGACCGCTCCGCCGAAAGCCGACTCGAACTCTGGGGGGCATGCTGGCAAGCAATGCTCGACAACCCGCTGTTCGGCATCGGTCCCGATCACTTCCAAATCAAAGCTCACACCTTTGGATTCAAAAAAGGAAAAGCCGCCCACTCGTTGTGGTTCGAGGTCGGTGCGGAACTCGGTTTTCCGGGAATCATCTGTCTGATTGCGTTTTACTTCCTGTGCATTAAGGGGCTGTGGCGTTTGAGTCGAAAGTTATCGAACTCACCCGATGCCGACCCGTGGCTCAAACCGATTGCATCGATGGTGATCAGTTCCTTGATCGGGTTCATCGTCTCCGCACAGTTCGTGACCGTCGAAGCCGTGGAAATTCCGTACTACGTGACACTCCTGGGGGCCATCGTGCTGAAACTCCAATCCGGTCGCCCTCAACAAACGTACGAAGATGACGAGGAGGAGTGGATCGACGAGGAACCAGAGTTCGACTACGCCGAAGCGGACGTCGTCGGTGCGGTATGA
- a CDS encoding aldo/keto reductase, translating to MSTPLPKTVEFPSLGTVCRLGLASRGNTELPADAVHEAIEQGVNYLNWCGTENGMQRAIRELGSRRDDVRIAVQLESRSAEVARREFEQICEELQSEVIDVVTYYYVEDQEDWDRIHEPDGAAGYLEMLKSEGRVKSIGLTSHQRPLAASFIQNSDYLDMLMLRYNAAHRGAENDVFPITQGRLPVVSFTALRWGALLRPTPTDPPDFVIPPATDWYRFALAHPAVSVTLMAPNDADELRQNLSLLESWDALSPERHAELAAHGDRVREHAGRFP from the coding sequence ATGTCCACACCGCTGCCAAAGACCGTTGAGTTTCCATCTCTGGGAACCGTTTGCCGACTCGGTTTGGCGTCTCGAGGGAATACCGAGTTGCCCGCCGATGCGGTTCACGAGGCGATCGAGCAGGGCGTGAACTATCTCAATTGGTGCGGCACCGAGAACGGTATGCAACGGGCAATCCGTGAACTCGGTTCGCGTCGTGATGACGTGCGAATCGCCGTTCAGTTGGAATCTCGCAGTGCGGAAGTTGCTCGACGGGAATTCGAGCAAATCTGTGAGGAACTCCAAAGCGAGGTGATCGACGTTGTCACCTATTACTACGTCGAAGACCAAGAAGATTGGGACCGCATTCACGAACCCGATGGTGCCGCCGGCTATTTGGAGATGCTCAAGTCGGAGGGGCGTGTGAAGTCGATTGGTTTGACCAGCCATCAACGACCGCTCGCCGCGAGTTTCATCCAAAACTCTGACTACCTCGACATGCTGATGCTCCGCTACAACGCCGCCCATCGCGGTGCGGAAAACGATGTGTTCCCAATCACACAAGGTCGGTTGCCGGTCGTCTCGTTCACGGCTCTGCGTTGGGGTGCGTTGTTGCGTCCCACCCCGACCGATCCGCCGGATTTCGTCATTCCACCAGCGACTGATTGGTACCGCTTCGCTTTGGCACATCCGGCCGTGAGCGTCACGCTAATGGCTCCCAACGACGCCGACGAACTTCGGCAAAATCTTTCGCTGCTCGAATCTTGGGACGCACTCTCCCCCGAACGCCATGCCGAACTCGCCGCCCACGGCGACCGTGTGCGTGAACATGCGGGCCGGTTCCCGTGA